A single Halarcobacter anaerophilus DNA region contains:
- a CDS encoding DnaB-like helicase N-terminal domain-containing protein, with amino-acid sequence MIENLANLDLERNFLASIIKTDNFSDISEIIKTEHFTLESHKQILQAIKNLDETDRNLSIVAVGEELRKIDPEHLTALKLVGAEDAISDLKITAIELIEWNNKRELYKLSLKIQEELNLRKSSSSVVKIIEDSTINLDVAIGSRAKSYEQWEKEIEAMKPLPIFETGVSFIDDYLKGGVTAGQLILVMGDPEAGKTILSTQVLHNVSNGFPTLFFPFEFTVRDYIQNNKKRKKNINKKNLFIINDGYDLSDVTREIKIFAKRGGRFVCIDSQMRVENVENKGTAEQMESEKFSKLAKLAHKLELVILFIAQQGKEDTKGGTHTPMGTKKGAHEASQIWYIHKLKPKYEDGNDIDSNAHKRLLEVSKNKQNGRHFKTEISLNPVLLEFNRKYQRGEGPLPEESAEFVSDGENTNIEIPEMNL; translated from the coding sequence ATGATAGAAAATTTAGCAAATTTAGATCTAGAAAGGAATTTTCTAGCATCTATAATCAAAACTGATAATTTTAGTGATATTAGTGAGATTATAAAAACTGAACACTTTACTTTAGAATCACATAAACAAATTTTGCAAGCAATTAAGAATTTGGACGAAACAGATAGAAATTTATCGATCGTAGCAGTTGGAGAAGAACTTAGAAAAATTGATCCGGAACATTTGACCGCTCTTAAACTTGTGGGAGCAGAAGATGCGATAAGTGATTTAAAAATTACAGCAATTGAGTTAATTGAATGGAATAACAAAAGAGAACTCTATAAACTTTCACTGAAAATCCAAGAAGAGTTAAATTTAAGAAAAAGCAGCTCCTCTGTAGTTAAGATAATTGAAGATTCAACAATTAATCTTGATGTTGCGATTGGCTCAAGAGCAAAAAGCTACGAACAGTGGGAAAAAGAGATTGAAGCAATGAAACCTCTTCCTATTTTTGAAACGGGGGTTAGTTTTATCGATGATTATTTAAAAGGCGGTGTTACAGCTGGGCAACTTATCTTGGTTATGGGTGACCCGGAAGCAGGAAAAACAATTTTATCTACACAAGTACTTCACAATGTATCAAATGGTTTTCCAACTCTATTTTTCCCTTTTGAATTTACAGTAAGAGATTATATTCAAAATAATAAAAAAAGAAAAAAGAATATAAACAAAAAAAATCTTTTCATCATAAATGATGGGTATGACCTTAGCGATGTAACTAGAGAGATAAAAATATTTGCCAAAAGAGGGGGGCGTTTTGTATGTATTGACTCTCAAATGAGGGTGGAGAATGTAGAAAACAAAGGAACTGCCGAGCAGATGGAATCTGAAAAGTTTAGCAAACTTGCAAAACTTGCTCATAAATTAGAGCTAGTAATACTTTTCATAGCTCAACAGGGTAAAGAAGACACAAAAGGCGGTACTCATACACCAATGGGTACAAAAAAAGGTGCTCACGAGGCTAGTCAAATCTGGTACATCCATAAACTAAAACCCAAATATGAAGATGGAAATGATATTGATTCAAATGCACATAAAAGACTTCTTGAAGTTTCAAAAAATAAACAAAATGGACGACACTTTAAAACAGAAATATCACTAAATCCGGTGCTCCTTGAATTTAATAGAAAGTACCAAAGAGGAGAAGGACCTTTGCCTGAAGAGAGTGCCGAATTTGTTTCAGATGGTGAAAATACAAATATTGAAATTCCGGAGATGAATCTATGA
- the ssb gene encoding single-stranded DNA-binding protein has protein sequence MFNKIVMVGNLTRDIELRYTPGGLALAKSSIATSHKYKTQTGEQKEEVCFLEFTIMGKMGETANQYLRKGSKVLLEGRLVFEQWTAQDGTNRSKHTLRVETMKMLDSKPSSETQQY, from the coding sequence ATGTTTAACAAAATAGTCATGGTAGGAAATCTTACAAGAGATATAGAACTAAGATACACACCAGGTGGTTTAGCTCTTGCAAAAAGTAGTATTGCAACTTCTCATAAATATAAAACTCAAACCGGAGAGCAGAAAGAAGAAGTATGCTTTCTAGAATTTACCATCATGGGAAAGATGGGTGAAACTGCAAACCAATATTTAAGAAAAGGCTCAAAAGTATTGCTTGAAGGAAGATTAGTTTTTGAACAATGGACAGCACAAGATGGAACCAACAGAAGTAAACATACCTTAAGAGTTGAGACTATGAAGATGCTAGACAGTAAACCATCCTCAGAAACTCAACAGTACTAA